In the genome of Pseudomonadota bacterium, one region contains:
- a CDS encoding CRTAC1 family protein, with translation MEQDDAIIGRVFRWSLLVMIGLAIVVLIVLFSGRGEERLEPVAEATLAGPEQLSVASDRSPPQVHFSEVAEDWGIDFVHENGAYGERLLPETMGSGVAIFDYDRDGDQDLFFVNGKSWPWRDETAGATQRLYRNDGDGVFTDVSVATGVNLELYGMGVATADFDNDGWTDIFITAVGGNRLLRNMGGDHFVEVGAAAGVSGDDDVWSTAAIFFDADNDGDLDLFVANYVEWSRDIDLEVDYRLTGIGRAFGPPANYAGTQAYFYLNNGDGSFTDKSEWVQVFNPATGEAMGKGLAVVPIDLNHDGWLDLVVANDTVRNFAFENLGGQGFREMGSDLGLAFDNAGHATGAMGMDTAAHGNNGDLAVAIGNFANEMTSFYVAQEGNGLFTDQAILMGIGPLSRQALSFGLFFFDYDLDGWLDFFQTNGHVEPEINTVQPSQNYRQASQLFWQCGQGCQRQYLPIADGQAGDLGMPLVGRGAAYGDLDGDGDLDIVITQSGDRPMLLRNDQRTGHHWLRVSLDQGALGRSPIGAVVTLSSGDVTQQRTLNPTRSYLSQMEPVLTFGLGENPVVDGLWVLWPDGQTAEIPVPEVDREMRVAWPDGNDATALAKMANE, from the coding sequence ATGGAGCAGGATGACGCGATCATCGGCCGGGTGTTTCGCTGGTCATTATTGGTCATGATCGGGCTGGCCATTGTCGTATTGATCGTGCTTTTTTCCGGCCGCGGGGAAGAACGGCTCGAACCGGTTGCTGAAGCCACGCTGGCAGGCCCGGAGCAGCTCTCGGTGGCCAGCGACCGGTCGCCGCCGCAAGTTCATTTCTCGGAGGTGGCTGAAGATTGGGGCATAGATTTCGTCCACGAAAATGGGGCCTACGGCGAGCGGCTGCTGCCGGAGACCATGGGGAGCGGAGTCGCAATTTTCGATTATGACCGTGACGGCGATCAGGACCTGTTTTTTGTCAACGGAAAAAGCTGGCCGTGGCGGGATGAAACCGCCGGGGCAACCCAGAGGCTGTATCGGAATGACGGAGACGGGGTTTTTACCGACGTCAGCGTGGCGACCGGCGTAAACCTGGAACTGTACGGCATGGGCGTCGCCACCGCGGATTTTGACAACGATGGATGGACGGATATTTTTATTACGGCGGTTGGCGGAAATCGCCTGCTGCGTAATATGGGCGGCGATCATTTTGTCGAGGTCGGAGCGGCTGCGGGAGTTTCCGGTGATGACGACGTATGGAGTACGGCTGCAATTTTCTTCGATGCCGACAATGATGGGGATCTGGATTTGTTCGTTGCCAATTACGTCGAATGGTCACGGGATATCGATCTTGAGGTTGACTACCGGTTAACTGGTATCGGTCGGGCATTCGGGCCGCCAGCCAATTACGCTGGCACGCAGGCCTACTTTTACCTGAACAATGGTGACGGAAGTTTTACCGACAAGTCAGAGTGGGTGCAGGTTTTCAACCCGGCCACCGGCGAAGCGATGGGCAAAGGGCTGGCGGTTGTGCCGATCGACCTGAACCACGACGGCTGGCTGGATCTTGTAGTCGCCAACGACACGGTGCGAAATTTCGCTTTTGAAAACCTTGGCGGCCAGGGTTTCCGGGAAATGGGATCCGACCTGGGCCTCGCGTTCGATAATGCGGGCCACGCGACAGGCGCAATGGGCATGGACACGGCGGCGCACGGCAATAACGGCGACCTCGCTGTTGCCATCGGCAATTTTGCCAACGAAATGACGTCGTTCTATGTCGCCCAGGAGGGTAACGGCTTGTTTACCGACCAAGCGATCCTGATGGGGATCGGCCCGCTCAGCCGCCAGGCGTTGAGTTTTGGATTGTTTTTCTTTGATTACGACCTGGACGGATGGCTGGACTTTTTTCAAACCAACGGACATGTGGAGCCGGAAATCAATACAGTCCAGCCAAGCCAGAATTATCGACAGGCCAGCCAGTTGTTCTGGCAATGCGGACAGGGTTGCCAGCGGCAATACTTGCCCATCGCGGATGGTCAGGCCGGTGATCTGGGTATGCCGCTGGTTGGGCGCGGGGCCGCTTACGGCGATCTCGATGGCGATGGTGATCTGGATATCGTGATTACGCAAAGCGGCGACCGACCGATGCTCCTGCGAAATGACCAGCGCACCGGACACCACTGGTTACGTGTAAGCCTGGATCAGGGAGCGCTTGGCCGGAGCCCGATAGGGGCGGTCGTGACCTTGTCCAGCGGCGACGTGACTCAACAAAGGACGCTGAACCCGACGCGCAGCTACTTGTCCCAGATGGAGCCTGTCCTGACTTTTGGTTTGGGTGAAAACCCAGTGGTAGATGGACTTTGGGTGCTGTGGCCGGATGGTCAGACGGCAGAGATTCCGGTGCCGGAGGTAGACCGGGAAATGCGTGTAGCGTGGCCAGACGGGAACGACGCAACTGCATTGGCGAAAATGGCAAACGAATGA